A region of Argentina anserina chromosome 5, drPotAnse1.1, whole genome shotgun sequence DNA encodes the following proteins:
- the LOC126795110 gene encoding auxin-responsive protein SAUR36-like yields MNSYRMRKSRGFRLRIRKLAKIFKWIVRPRREAARHHRLEPATVRKYNPISKFFTLARSLRRGAKQLSFPHSGYMRVGQAPEEAKPVVVPKGHMAVYVGESDDDTQRYLVPVIYFNHPLFGELLKEAEKVYGFNHPGRIVIPCEASEFEKVQMRIAAADYCQRRRRNGSRRF; encoded by the coding sequence ATGAACTCCTACAGAATGAGGAAGAGCAGAGGTTTCAGGCTAAGAATACGCAAGCTGGCTAAGATCTTCAAATGGATAGTCCGACCCAGAAGGGAGGCTGCCCGGCACCATAGGCTGGAACCAGCTACGGTGAGAAAGTACAACCCCATTTCCAAGTTCTTCACCTTGGCAAGGTCTCTTCGTCGTGGAGCCAAGCAGCTGTCTTTTCCTCACTCGGGTTACATGCGGGTCGGACAGGCTCCGGAGGAAGCCAAACCGGTGGTTGTTCCGAAGGGTCATATGGCGGTGTACGTAGGGGAGTCCGACGACGATACGCAGAGGTACTTGGTGCCTGTTATATACTTCAATCACCCGCTTTTTGGTGAGTTGTTGAAGGAGGCTGAGAAGGTTTACGGGTTCAACCATCCGGGTCGGATCGTTATACCATGTGAGGCTTCGGAATTTGAGAAGGTGCAGATGAGAATTGCTGCAGCGGACTATTGTCAACGGCGGAGGAGGAATGGTAGCCGTCGCTTTTAG
- the LOC126793737 gene encoding legumain yields the protein MAVRLSKLLVLLVVVLVAQTTTRGGSRAAARVDFWDSAIRLPSEKDETEGIEKQSGTTWAVLVAGSNGYGNYRHQADVCHAYQILRKGGLKEENIVVFMYDDIAAHEMNPRKGIIINHPQGEDVYAGVPKDYTGEHVTAANLYAVLLGDKKALKGGSGKVVASKSNDWIFLYYSDHGGPGVLGMPNMPFLYAMDFINVLKKKHASGSYKEMVIYVEACESGSVFVGIMPSDLNIYVSTASNAEENSFGTYCPGMNPPPPPEYITCLGDLYSVAWMEDSERHNLKEETIKEQYQTVKKRTSNSNNYNIGSHVMQYGSKNITQEKLYLYLGFDPASVNFPPNNGQLEQQMEVVDQRDAEISFLWQLYKRSEHGSEKKRETLKQIRETMKHRNHVDESIKLIGAFLYGPENGARVLNSVRPPGLPLVDDWECLKSMVRVFETHCGSLTQYGMKHMRAFANICNSGASQTQMEEASWAACDGYDLGHLHPSNKGYSA from the exons ATGGCCGTCCGTCTGTCCAAGCTGCTAGTTCTCCTAGTTGTAGTACTGGTTGCACAAACCACTACAAGAGGAGGAAGTCGAGCTGCTGCTAGGGTCGACTTCTGGGACTCTGCAATCCGGTTGCCTTCAGAGAAGGATGAAACCGAAGGTATCGAAAAACAATCCGGGACAACATGGGCGGTTCTCGTAGCCGGTTCTAATGGTTACGGAAATTACAGGCATCAG GCGGATGTTTGTCACGCGTATCAGATACTCAGAAAAGGAGGGTTGAAGGAGGAGAACATAGTGGTGTTCATGTATGATGACATCGCCGCGCATGAGATGAATCCCAGAAAaggcatcatcatcaaccatcCACAAGGTGAAGATGTATACGCCGGCGTCCCTAAG GATTACACTGGGGAGCATGTAACTGCTGCGAACCTGTATGCAGTACTTCTTGGGGACAAGAAGGCCTTGAAAGGTGGAAGCGGGAAGGTTGTGGCTAGCAAATCAAATGACTGGATTTTCTTATATTACTCAGATCATGGTGGTCCTGGTGTTCTTG GAATGCCAAATATGCCTTTTCTCTATGCAATGGATTTCATTAATGTTTTGAAGAAGAAACATGCGTCTGGGAGCTACAAAGAGATG GTTATATATGTAGAAGCATGTGAGAGTGGGAGCGTTTTTGTAGGCATAATGCCCAGCGACCTTAACATTTATGTGTCCACAGCATCAAATGCAGAGGAGAATAGCTTTGGGACTTACTGTCCTGGGATGAaccctccaccaccacctgaATACATCACTTGCTTGGGGGATTTGTACAGTGTTGCTTGGATGGAGGATAG TGAGAGACACAATCTGAAGgaagaaacaataaaagaacaaTACCAGACG GTAAAGAAACGGACTTCAAATTCTAATAACTACAATATCGGATCTCACGTGATGCAATACGGGAGTAAAAATAtcactcaagagaagctaTATTTGTACCTTGGTTTTGATCCTGCCTCTGTGAACTTCCCTCCAAACAATGGTCAACTAGAACAGCAAATGGAAGTTGTCGACCAAAGAGATGCAGAGATTTCCTTTTTGTGGCAATTG TACAAAAGATCAGAACATGGATCGGAAAAAAAGAGGGAAACCTTGAAGCAGATTAGAGAAACAATGAAGCACAGGAATCACGTAGATGAAAGTATAAAACTCATAGGGGCATTTCTCTATGGACCTGAGAATGGCGCTAGGGTACTGAATTCTGTCAGACCACCAGGGCTGCCTCTTGTGGATGACTGGGAATGCTTGAAATCCATG GTGCGAGTGTTTGAAACACACTGTGGGTCATTGACTCAGTATGGCATGAAACATATGCGGGCATTTGCCAACATCTGCAACAGCGGTGCATCTCAAACCCAAATGGAGGAGGCATCTTGGGCTGCTTGTGATGGTTATGATTTGGGCCATCTTCATCCTTCAAACAAAGGTTATAGTGCTTGA